Part of the Novosphingobium sp. ZN18A2 genome, GATCTCGGATTGCGAAAAGCTTCGGGCCCAGTGAACCCTGCCTTCAGTCAGAACGTAGTGGGATCTGCAGTCTAGATTCCAGTTCCCCACTGAGGGGTGCAGGGATGGTCGATCGTCGGTGCCAGTTAGGTCCCATTCGATGTCGTTCAGGGGGGTCATGACACGTTGGCCACATCCGCACGCGCAGAGGTGATGGGCTCGTGTTCCCTTCTGGTTGACGTAAAGCGTGCCGACTTCGAGGCGCTCGGGAATCGGACCGCGCGACACCACGAAGGTTTCGATACGACGAGAGGGTTCATTCACGGTCGAGCTGCATGGTGGAGATGGTGAGCGTGGCCTGGGAGGTGGAATGCCCACCAGCGTAATAGCCCCGATACTTCTTGTACATGAGTACGGCCATAGCCGCGTTTAGGGCGTTTAGCTCTACCGTCTGGATGTTCTTCTGGTACTCGTCGGGAATGTCGATCAGATTGTCGCCGATCACCTCGGCAATCACGTCGGCAGAACTAGCCGTGTCGAGAAGAGTCGTATCCACCATGCCTGTGAGGCCCGGATTGCCGTGGTGCAGTCCCATACCGACAATCACAACTGGGATTTCGTGCGCGAGGAGTAGTTTGGCGATCTCTCGGCGGGCGGCGATCTTGTCGACGGCGAGGAATGCGAAGGTCACGCCATCAAGAAGATCCCACGACCTGCCATCAAGCTTTTCCTCGATCGCCTTCGTACCCTTATGCCAGTTGGCATAGCGCTGCTCGATCACTCGAACTTTCGGCTGCCCGAGTTCTTCGCGATGGGTCGCACCAGGGATGCGGAACGCATTGTGGATATCGAACGCGTCGAAATCGTAAAGGCGGATCGCTTTGACCCGCGTCTTTGAAATCAGATCAAAGATGTACGATCCAGTTCCACCAGCGCCAATGATCGCGACTGTGTCTTCGGCAAGGAGCCTGTCTAGCTCACTGAGGTTCGCGCGAGCCGAGTTCATATCATCAAACGGGAACGGGCAATCCTCGTCAACCTGTCCGATGTCAGCGAAGGGTGCCACCTTGAACCGGGGATGCTTCGCCTCGGCAGGTCCGGAGACATAGAAAGCATACTCCGTGAACTTCTCTTCGAGGCTAACATATTCGCGCTTGGCCCCGTCATCGCCTAGCGGCTTCCACGACCAGTAGAACGACGAGGACTTGCCATCAAAAAGCGGAACCACGCTCGCCCCATTTCCGCTGAACAGGATACGCCCCTCATGATCGTAGGGTTGGTCGCCGATGAAATACATTTGGTGGTTCATCGGCTGGGTACGCGCTTGACCATCTGCGTCCTGGTTAATGGTATCGACCATCAGCCCGGTACGCGGTTCGCCAGAAGCGTCGAGATATGGAACTGGCATGACCAGGTAAGGACCGCGTCGGTAGAGCGCGAACCCCGCATCAAGCAGCCGTTGGATGCTGCCATCCTCTGACGAAGGTAACTTCTGCATCATCCCGTACCTTCTTGATGTCAGGACTGGCCAGTGCCGGTCACGGTGAAATCCATGCCTTCGACAACCTCGATCGAACCGCCCGGCTTGAGCTTGGCTGACGCGTTGCCGTGGCCGCGGTCGTATGAGATGCGGTACCCGTCTGCCGGGTTGGCGCCGACACCGAAAGCCAGCTTCACCAGTTCGTCGAACGAGATTTTGCCCTTGGGAACGGTATGGGTCGTGTCATTGACTTCGATGTCGACAGTCTTTGCCGCCTTGCCGTCCGCTCCAGAGTTGTGATCGTTCATTTCCTTTTTCCTTTTCTAATCGGTGTGGTGTGGAATAGGTCACCCCTTCGGAGGAAAGGGATCGTTGCCGTAGGAATTCGAGTCGCGGATCCGACCATCGGGCCGATGGATCACGACTTCACCAGCGCCGCGAATCGCACGACCGCGAGCGGCATCGATCGCGCCTGATTGGGTCGTATGGGTGCTGGCCACCCGGCTGGCACCTTCGCGACGGGTCGCCCACGCACCGTTGTGGGGCACGACATGGATGCGCTTGCCATTGCTCATTGCTTCAACCTCTTTAAGGCGGGCTTGACCCGCTACAGTTCGTATGTCTATGTTGACGAACACGTCATTTTCTGTCACGGCGATCAACGATGACGCCTCAGCAGGCATTTGACGAAATCGTCATTAACTATATACGGAATCGTCATGAACGAGTCAAGCTCGGAAACCGTGTTTGGCACGCGGCTCAAGGAAGCGCGCGAAAGGCAGGGGCTTAGCCAAGCCCAATTAGCGGATCGCGCCGAGATGCAGCCATCCGCGATCGCTCACTTCGAGGCGAATCGTCGTAAACCCTCATTCGAAAATGTGCGCCGCCTGGCGACAGCACTCGGCGTATCGTCTGATTACCTATTGGGTGTGCAAGCGACGGTCGCCTTCCGGAACGAGGACAAGCTCACCGCAGGCGACAGGGACTATATCCAAGGTCTGATCGACCGGTTAGCAGGAGCAGGTAAGCCCTGAGATGCCGGGACAGTTCCGACTTCTGATGGCGACCCAAACCGGCCAGAAGCGGGCGCGGGATGATGGCTACAATGCCTTTCCCGTCGACCCCTTCGCGATCGCAGCGAAGCATGACCTACATGTCGAGCAGAAACCGGCCGGGATGCCGGGCGTGTCCGGCGCCCTCATCTTTGCAGATCCTAAGCCGATCATTATTTATTCCGCCGAACTTGAGAATGAGGGGTTCGAGCGATTCAGCGTGGCCCATGAATTGGGTCATTATTTCCTGCCCGACCATCCTGACGAGATACTGAAGGCTGGGGGGCAGCATTTTTCGCGGGCCGGATTTTCGGAAGGGTCCAGCTCGATCGAACTCGAAGCGGACCATTTCGCTGCCGGGCTGCTGATGCCAGGCGATCTGGTGCGCAGAAATCTCGACCAGCATCAGGTAGGTCTCGAAGGCATCTGCCGACTGGCCGAGGACGCCCGCGTCTCCCTCACCGCCGCCGCGATCCGGGCGGCTGAATGCGCCTCCTTTCCCCTCTGTATTATCGTCAGCAGCGGCGCGGAGGTTCGTTACGCCTTTCCCTCTCGCGCCTTCAAAGCACTCGGCAAACGCATCTTTCTCAGGAAGGGTGAGCCTCTGCCCTCCGGCGTGACGGCGTCCTTCAACTCGCGCCCCGAGAATGTGATGGCTGCCCGTCGTGTGACGGGCGAATCTGACCTCATGGATTGGTTCGATACCGACCGCCGCGTGCACCTCGACGAAGATGTGATAGGGCTTGGTCGATACGGATTCACTCTCACCGTTCTGTCGTCGGAGGCCCTCCTCGAACCCGATGATGAAGATGAAGATGACGAGGAAGCGATGAATGATAGCTGGACGCCACGTTTCGCTTATGGACGCTGATTCAGTAGTCGCTGCGGCGGACGCTGTTGACAAAACGCACAACAGTATCATGTTGTTTGCGCGACCGGCAGCGCAGCGGCGTAGCCGTGCCAGATCCCTAGGGCGCCGGTCGCGTCATCTATACCATCGCGCCTCCTGCGGCCAATCTTTGTACTTCGTGGGACCTAGTGATCCGCTCGCACTAATCACCTCGGCAACTGCCTTTCGCCATCCGGAACTGTTGTCCCCCCACATGAATTGGCTTGCGTAGAGATGCACATCGGCAAGCTGGATCATCCTGCTATGATGTGACTTCGCGAAGTGGACGGTGTCTATGAGATTGGCGATGCCTTTGCCTCTAGCCCAACGCGTACTGCCTCGTCGGAACTCCGATAGGTTAGCCACGGAGGTGCCGATTGCGGGTTCGTCGTAGTCTCCGAACAACATACCGAGCGAGGATTTCGCGCGAAGCAACTCGTCCGACTTTTCAACGAAAAACATGAACGCGATATCTGCAGGTGAGTCGCTCGAATGGGTAATGTTCGCGGGGTTTACCTTCACGCGGATAAGCATAACTTCCTCTCGCGCGATAATCGTGAGAAGCTCCTTGAGCAGCTCAAGCCGTTCGCCAAAATCCCGCCCCTTGAAATTGCCCTTCCCTCGGCAAAGCTCGATCCCGTGGATCTCCGTCTCTTTACTCAACACCGCCGAGCCGAATGCACGTTCCGCGATCGCGCTGATCTGAGCTTCGATCTCAGGCACCAGCTCATGCGAGACGCACACGCCTCCTAGCCAGTAGGAAGGCTGCTCGGGTGGAGAGTGCTTCACTTCGTCGTAGTAGATTAGGTGCACATTTCAGCTCCCGATTATAAAGCTCCTTACCTCCAAAGCCTTGTGGGGTAGCGGAATTATCGCACCTGGTAGTCATCTGACCGTCTGGATATTCGGCGTTTGTGAAACTATCACTGGAGAGGTCAGGCTTGCCCGACAATACAAATCCGCGTTTTGGGCCGATAATCCAAAGCCTTGAGCGAGATGAACGGACGGCCGCTACCAGGAAGCCGATTTGGTCGACCGAACGGCGGGTTTTCAGGCGTGAGCAGCCTTTGGCCTCCCAAAATTACAAATAACATTCCATGTCCGCGGTGTACCGTGCCACCCGCAAACCCAGGGCAAGATCGAACGCTGGCACCAGACCCTGAAGAACCGCATCCTGCTGACAAACTACTTCCTGCCCGGAGACCTGGAGGCCCAGATCGAGGCGTTAGTCGAGCACTACAACCACCTGCGGTGCCACGAGAGCCTCGATAACGTGACACCCGCCGACGCCTACTTCGGCAGAGCGCCAGCCATCATCAAACAGCGTGAAAGGATCAAAGGACAGACCATCGAGCATCGGCGCTTGCTTCACCGCAAGCTCGCCGCTTAACATCAACCCCAAGACGAGGCCCGCAATTCGCTAATCTACACCGCGAGTTGTGCCGAATGTTCTGACGACGGACAAAGTGGCCAAGCCGATTTATCAGGCTGCTGTGTTCGCTCGACGAATGGCTATTGGCTGGGTGCCGACCTTTGTTCCCCAGTGTGGTCACCTTCCTCTTCGATCTTGCGGACAGGGGGATCAAAGCACAAATCGTCGCGCACCTGATCAATGATGGACCGTGCGACGTCGTCGGGAATGCCAAGGCCAAACAAGAGGGACTCCGAAAGCTGAAGGCTGGCCTCGGTCGTTTCAGGTATGGCGTCATATGCTCCGAATTGCTTCATTTTTCGGGCGTGGGCGGGGTCACGCGCGCGCGCGTAAATCGGGATGTGTGGCCATGATCGGTGAACGGCGGAAACGATATGTTCTGCGGCGTTCCGCTGGTCCATGGTCGTAATAAATGCCGCAGCCTTGCTGATCCCGATGTGCCGCAACAATTCCGGATTGCTTGCATCACCATAATAGATTGGCAGTCCTCGGCCCTTTTCGGACGCGACAAGAATGGGGTCGGAGTCAATCGCGACATAGCGGATGCGCTGGCCTTCAAGGATCTTGCCGATTATTCGTCCAACGCGGCCAAAGCCGCCAATCACGATTGTGTCCGATGCAACGTCCTCGGGCGCGGCATTCTGGGTTTCGTTCTCCGTTACCGCGATGGCATTGCCCGTTATCCGGCCAAGCCACGCGAGCCCCGGTGTGACCAGCATTGTCAGGACGACAACGGAAATCAGGAATTGCGACATATCGATTGCGATTGCGCCCACGCTTGATGCAGCGCTCACTGCAACCAATGCGAATTCTCCGCCTTCACCCAGCAGGATCCCGACTTCAGTGGCTACACTCCAGGGGTGACCGAAAGCTCGTGCAAGGATTACAAGGATGACGGCCTTGCCGACGATCAGGGCAATCGCCGCGAGCGCAATCGCGCCTAGATCGTTCCATATCTCCATCAAATCGATCCTCATGCCGACCGATATGAAGAACAGCGCCAGCAAGAGCCCCTTGAACGGTTCGATGTCGCTGTTCACTTGGTGGCGATATTCTGTTCCGGAGAACAGCAGTCCTGCCAGAAATGCTCCAAGTGCCATGGACAGACCCGCTTCGGCTGTCAGTGCAGACGTTCCGAGAATGAACAGCAGCACCGCAGCCATGAACATTTCCCGGCTGCCGCTGCTTCCAGCGAACCTGAGTACGGGACGAACAACTAAACGGCCGATCAGGAATATCGCTGCGACGGTGAGCAATGCCTCACCGATGGATAGTACGATCGCAGACCAAAATGATCCTTCGATCCTGGATCCAAGGACGCCAACATAGAGAAGGATCGGCACAACTGCGAGATCCTGCATCAGCAAAATGCCGAACGCTGTCCTGCCTGCGTTTGACGCGAGGCGCAGTTGTTCCGACAATAGTTGCACCACGATAGCCGTCGAAGACAGGGCAAGGCACAATCCGAAGAGAATGGCGGTCTTTGTGTCTGTGCCAAGGACGCTTGCGGCAAGCCCGATCGCAAGTGCGCCAAAAAGAATTTGGGCCGAGCCAAGACCGAACACCGTTCGTCTCATACCCCAGAGCTGGGCAACAGACATTTCAAGCCCGATGCTGAACAGGAGAAAAGTGACGCCTAGTTCTCCAATGGTCTGAATGCCTTGGAGATCTGAAACCACGAAATGGCCGATCGCCGGAACCTGCTCCTCAAGCTGCCCGAGGCCGTACGGGCCGATCAACAAACCAATGCACAGGAATCCCAGCACAGGACTGATTTTCAGTCGTCGCACAATCGGCATGACCAGGCCGGCTGCAGCCAGGAACAGAATGATTTCCCGCAGGAATGGCAATTGGGTGTGCATGCATGGCCCCGCGCTAGTCTTTCCGAAACCCACTGTTCGGTTGAAATGCTAAGCCGGCAGTCTATTTTCTGTCTGCATCAAATGCCTTGGAAGGCACTAGCGTTTGCGTACCATTAGCGTATCCATTGGCAGCGACGCGAGTAGGTCAGAAGCCATACTTCCTATTGTGGCATGGGCGACCCAGCCACGGCCATGAGTTCCGAGAACAACAAGATCAGGTTCAATTTCGTTGGTTGCCTTGCCGATTTCTGTGCGCGTGTCGCCATACACAAGCATCGGTTGAATTCGCGCTCGCAGGCTGCGGTCGATGTCAGGATGCGCGAGGAATGTATCCAATTCACCCTGGGCCTTCCTTTGCCAGCTATCATGTTCCTCCGGTGCCACGTTCCAGCCCTCGTAGGACACATGGAATGCGTGAACCACATGGATTTCGGTTTGCGGGAAGATTTGTGCTGCCGTTATCAGGGCGGCGCGCGAACAGTCGGAAAAGTCCGTTGCCAGCAGAATGCGGCGATAAGGAGCGTGCGGCCTTCGTTTCACGACGAGAACCGGCACAGACGCATAGCGGACAATGTGATCAACGGCTGTGCCCAGAATGAAATCGTTGATCCCATTCCATCGGCTTACGCCGCAGATCAGGAGGTCGCTGCCAATTGCGTCTGTCGTCCTCGCTATCGCCTTGGGCGCCGATCCGTATGCGATAGTGATTTCTGCAGGATCGCCTCCGAGGTCTTCAACAATCAACTTGCGTGCAGTAGCCTCTCTGGCTTCATGACCAACGGATTGAACGGCTTCGGCAACATGCAGAATATTTAGTTTCGCGCCGCATTCACGCGCTAGCGCCTTTGCTCGGTCGAACGCCCGGTCGCAACGTGCACTCAAGTCCGTAGCCATGACGATAGAACGCAATATTGATCCCATTTCCAAGCCCTTGGTTAGTAGCGTGATCGGAGTGAACTTAGTTGATTATGAAGTTTTGCCTCTTATCAAGGCAAGTAACATATTGTTGTTCTCTATCGGACCAAACGCACCTGATTGACGAGTGAGGCGGTGAGGGTAGGGCGGTTCAGCCTTCAAGGGATCACGAACAACCACTTTGTTGACGGGAAAACCTCTGGGCTTCCCAAAATTACACATAACATCCCATGTTGATCTTGAAGAGCGCCTCGATGAATGGGAGCAATTCTATAACTTACATCGACCGCACGGCGCATTCAAAAGCAAAAAGCCTCAAGAGGCACTGCGAGAACGGCTATAAAATTGTCCACAGTGTCGCGCCGGTCAGCCGATGCTAAAGCCGCTCTCGCATTTGCCTGAAACAAAGACCACTCTCGGCGAGCCGATCTGAGCTCTTGAACATCGGCTCTGCAGGCGTGTCCGGAATGGCTGGTTTTGGATTAAGAAGGTGCGATAGCAGACGTTGAGCCTCGCTAGCGAATTTGTCCACGCGGCCTAGCGCATTCATTTGTACGAATGGGCAATCGGGCGCCCATTGTTCAACAATTAAACGGCCCTGCTCAGTCCCTCGCCGGGCCTGCCCATTCAATTGGATATCGAACAGCCTGGACGCGCAGATAACGCTCCGGACATTTGGACGACAGCGTAACTGGGCCGCGCATCTTGAAGAACGCTGCGAGGAACTGGGGGTGCCGTTCATTGCATATATGAAACCCTGGCCTGCCTTGCCGCTGGAAGATTTGGGCATCGAATTGACCAACTGCCAGCTGCAGCCGATTGGGAAGTCACGCAGGCGCGCCGGGCGCTGATTTGCCTCAAGTTCACCGATGCGCTGATCTTCCTCCGTCATTCGAAACACCTCCCGCCCAAACCGGGCCATCATAAAGGTGCCTTGCTAGTCACGGCATGGCTACAATCGGCAGCTTGCCTTTTGAGCGTCCGGTGCATGCTCACTCCGTCTGTCGCTGCCTCGGCTTTGAGACTTTGCAACAAGTCATTCGGAACGCGCTATTCTGCCGCAGTTAGATCACCCCTATTCGAGCCCTTCGCCATTGCGGCCATTGAGATTTGGCTGCACAAAAAGGGAATGGCAAAGCCAATACCGACGCAATCTGGCCTCCATCCTAGACCCAAGGGCGCCACCAACGATCATCTCCAAACGCGGGACTATTCACCTCTCGCCATTGAAAAATCCGCGCTATGCTGTGTCGTAAGCGCATGCCGCCAAGTGGGCCGTCACCATGCATTTTGACATACAGCTTCGCTTCCAGCCCTCGCCCGCATTCATTGGCATTCTCGCCGAAATGAACGAGCAGTTCGCGGACTGGACCGATGGTTCATACGATTGGGCCAACCAGACCGAGGATTTTCTCTCGCCGCCTACGCCACTGCCGAAGTTCGACGAGGCCATTCTACAGACACCGCTAAGCAAGCGCGCAGTGAATGATACCTTGCAGATCGCGATCGCCCTTCTTTCGGGCAACTACCCAGTGGTTCGCGATTACCTGAAGGAGACGCGCTTCGCGTTCGTCATAGGATATCCGCGAAGCGGAGGCAGCTACCTGACGAAGGAATTGCTGCGCACGGTAGGTTTGGATCACACGCGGGTTTCCGAGGCGCTGGCACACGACGGTTTCCCCGATCTGCGCGAGACGTGGTATGATTGGAATGGCGATCGCCCATATTACCACCTGCAGGAGGCGATATTCCAAGTCGCCGAATTTCTCGTACTCGCCAACCTGTATTATCAGCGCAACACAGACCGCCGAAGCGACGGATTCTGGCTGGCACCGAAGAAGATGCACAAGATCGTATTCTGGGCCAGCAGCTTCAAGATGTTGTTGGGCCAAGGTCGTGCCGATTACCTAGTCACCTTGCGACACCCGGTACCGGCGTGCATCTCCATTTACGAGAAATGTGGGGGTCTTCCAGCCGATGGCCGCTTTCCTGTCAGTGCGCCACGCAGCGCCATAGAGCGATGGATTATCAACGACCTGATGCACCTAGGCTATACCGCGCAGCAGCTGTCGGTCATGAGCTATTTCGAGGTGGTCCTGGTAGGCTGGGCCCAGTTTCACCTTCGCATGGCGACATCGGGCTTGTTTCTCGGCGATCGCAAGGAGATCAGGTTGGTACCCTATGGAAAGGACTGCTTGGAACAGGTGGTGACCGACTACCGCGGTCGGTTCGCCAATGCCAATTTTGCGCCAGAACCTGTGCTGATCCACACCAAGTCAATCGAACACCCCGATTGGCGGGCGCGGGGCGATGAAGCCGTAGAGACGGTTCGGCACGCATGGTCCATGCTTGGATTGCCATTCCCTGAACTGACCGGAGATTGATCCGGAATTCGCCTGTCCAATGTGGCGGGGCATTCAACTGAATGTGTAAGTGAGGCACGCAAGTCACGAAAAATAGACGTTCCTTTGCAAGGCGATTTCTGCGTGCCTATAGGCTTGCATATCGCAACAGAAACAGATGGCGAGGGCTATGCCAACGATAAGGGTAATGGGGCGAGCGCTCGTGGTTGGGGGAATTTTGCTAGGGGCCAGCACTGGCCTGCGTGCTCAGACTGCGCCGAGCCCGGGGACGATCCTGAAGCAAAGCACTCCGCCGCCGCCTTTGCCGACGGCGCCAGACAGCGTCCTCAAACTGCCCGGGCCTTCGCAGCAGTCGGCAGATGATTCCACACCTATTCCGGTTACGCACATCGAATTAACCGGCAATAGCCTTATCTCCAGCAACCAACTGAAGCCGCTGGTCCAGGGCCTGGAAGGGCGCACCGTCACCCTTGGTGCGCTTCAGCTGGCCGCTCAACGCATCACGGCACTGTATCAGGAGCGAGGTTATCCGCTGGCGCATGCCTTTGTTCCAGCGCAGACCATAACCAAGGGGGTGGTCCGTATCGAGGTGGTGGAGCCACACTATGATCGCATCGACATAGACGACCATAGCCGGCTCAGAATGAGCCAGGCCAAGAGCACATTGGGATTGAGTGCGGGTTCGGCCATTGCGCAAGGCGGGCTGGAACGCGGTCTGCTACTGCTCAATAGAACGCCCGGTATTCGTGTGGCCGGCACCTTGGTGCCAGGTGCGCAACCTGCGACCAGTACCTTGCAAGTCAGGATCGACAATACGCCACTGCTGCACGCGGCTTTTTACTCGGACAATTATGGCAACGATTCGACCGGACGCGCGCGTATTGGCGGCAGCCTCAGCCTGGACAACCCCTTAGGCCATGGCGCCCAGCTGACGCTTAATGCGCTGACCAGCACAAACGGGTTGCTGCATTCGTATGGATTCAGCGTCACCTCGCCAGACCTGTCGAACGGTCTGCGTGCAGGCGCTTACGGTTCGCACACCGATTATCGTCTCGGTGGTGACTTCGCCGCGCTGGAAATGAGCGGTCGTGTCAGGCAGGTCGGTGCCGATCTCGACTATCCATTGCTGATGGCACCCGGGCGGTTGATTGGGCTACGCTTGGACGCACTGCATAATGACTTCGCGCAGCGCAGCGGTGTGCTGGCAACTGACAGCCGCTGGCATATCAATCTGCTGAGGTTGAGTCTTAATGGTGCCTTCGCCGATTCCGGCGGCGGTCTGACTTCGGGCGGACTTAGCATCAGCCGCGGCGTACTGGGTCTGGACAGTGCCGATGCACGCAACGCCAACAACACCGGGATAGGTGCGCCGGGCGAATTTTGGGTCGGACAGCTGTTGCTGCAACGCGATCAGACACTGCCGCTGGGCTGGAACCTTACAGTACGCTTCAGCGGGCAACTGGCCTCGCGCTCACTGGACGGTAGCGAGCAATTCTATCTCGGCGGCCCCTATGCAGTGATGAGTGCGCCGGCCAACAATGGAGGTGGCGACGACGGTGTTCTGCTGGACGCGCGCATTATGCACCCGATCCCCGGAATCCACACCGGAAGGCTGCAAGGGGGGGGGATGATCCAGTCGGGCAAGGTCTGGCGGCGCTCCAATGCCGGCACGGCTGGCGACGATCA contains:
- a CDS encoding DUF6791 domain-containing protein — encoded protein: MMQKLPSSEDGSIQRLLDAGFALYRRGPYLVMPVPYLDASGEPRTGLMVDTINQDADGQARTQPMNHQMYFIGDQPYDHEGRILFSGNGASVVPLFDGKSSSFYWSWKPLGDDGAKREYVSLEEKFTEYAFYVSGPAEAKHPRFKVAPFADIGQVDEDCPFPFDDMNSARANLSELDRLLAEDTVAIIGAGGTGSYIFDLISKTRVKAIRLYDFDAFDIHNAFRIPGATHREELGQPKVRVIEQRYANWHKGTKAIEEKLDGRSWDLLDGVTFAFLAVDKIAARREIAKLLLAHEIPVVIVGMGLHHGNPGLTGMVDTTLLDTASSADVIAEVIGDNLIDIPDEYQKNIQTVELNALNAAMAVLMYKKYRGYYAGGHSTSQATLTISTMQLDRE
- a CDS encoding multiubiquitin domain-containing protein produces the protein MNDHNSGADGKAAKTVDIEVNDTTHTVPKGKISFDELVKLAFGVGANPADGYRISYDRGHGNASAKLKPGGSIEVVEGMDFTVTGTGQS
- a CDS encoding DUF2188 domain-containing protein; amino-acid sequence: MTENDVFVNIDIRTVAGQARLKEVEAMSNGKRIHVVPHNGAWATRREGASRVASTHTTQSGAIDAARGRAIRGAGEVVIHRPDGRIRDSNSYGNDPFPPKG
- a CDS encoding helix-turn-helix transcriptional regulator, encoding MNESSSETVFGTRLKEARERQGLSQAQLADRAEMQPSAIAHFEANRRKPSFENVRRLATALGVSSDYLLGVQATVAFRNEDKLTAGDRDYIQGLIDRLAGAGKP
- a CDS encoding ImmA/IrrE family metallo-endopeptidase, producing MATQTGQKRARDDGYNAFPVDPFAIAAKHDLHVEQKPAGMPGVSGALIFADPKPIIIYSAELENEGFERFSVAHELGHYFLPDHPDEILKAGGQHFSRAGFSEGSSSIELEADHFAAGLLMPGDLVRRNLDQHQVGLEGICRLAEDARVSLTAAAIRAAECASFPLCIIVSSGAEVRYAFPSRAFKALGKRIFLRKGEPLPSGVTASFNSRPENVMAARRVTGESDLMDWFDTDRRVHLDEDVIGLGRYGFTLTVLSSEALLEPDDEDEDDEEAMNDSWTPRFAYGR
- a CDS encoding DUF3800 domain-containing protein, encoding MHLIYYDEVKHSPPEQPSYWLGGVCVSHELVPEIEAQISAIAERAFGSAVLSKETEIHGIELCRGKGNFKGRDFGERLELLKELLTIIAREEVMLIRVKVNPANITHSSDSPADIAFMFFVEKSDELLRAKSSLGMLFGDYDEPAIGTSVANLSEFRRGSTRWARGKGIANLIDTVHFAKSHHSRMIQLADVHLYASQFMWGDNSSGWRKAVAEVISASGSLGPTKYKDWPQEARWYR
- a CDS encoding cation:proton antiporter — translated: MHTQLPFLREIILFLAAAGLVMPIVRRLKISPVLGFLCIGLLIGPYGLGQLEEQVPAIGHFVVSDLQGIQTIGELGVTFLLFSIGLEMSVAQLWGMRRTVFGLGSAQILFGALAIGLAASVLGTDTKTAILFGLCLALSSTAIVVQLLSEQLRLASNAGRTAFGILLMQDLAVVPILLYVGVLGSRIEGSFWSAIVLSIGEALLTVAAIFLIGRLVVRPVLRFAGSSGSREMFMAAVLLFILGTSALTAEAGLSMALGAFLAGLLFSGTEYRHQVNSDIEPFKGLLLALFFISVGMRIDLMEIWNDLGAIALAAIALIVGKAVILVILARAFGHPWSVATEVGILLGEGGEFALVAVSAASSVGAIAIDMSQFLISVVVLTMLVTPGLAWLGRITGNAIAVTENETQNAAPEDVASDTIVIGGFGRVGRIIGKILEGQRIRYVAIDSDPILVASEKGRGLPIYYGDASNPELLRHIGISKAAAFITTMDQRNAAEHIVSAVHRSWPHIPIYARARDPAHARKMKQFGAYDAIPETTEASLQLSESLLFGLGIPDDVARSIIDQVRDDLCFDPPVRKIEEEGDHTGEQRSAPSQ
- a CDS encoding universal stress protein → MGSILRSIVMATDLSARCDRAFDRAKALARECGAKLNILHVAEAVQSVGHEAREATARKLIVEDLGGDPAEITIAYGSAPKAIARTTDAIGSDLLICGVSRWNGINDFILGTAVDHIVRYASVPVLVVKRRPHAPYRRILLATDFSDCSRAALITAAQIFPQTEIHVVHAFHVSYEGWNVAPEEHDSWQRKAQGELDTFLAHPDIDRSLRARIQPMLVYGDTRTEIGKATNEIEPDLVVLGTHGRGWVAHATIGSMASDLLASLPMDTLMVRKR
- a CDS encoding POTRA domain-containing protein, with amino-acid sequence MGRALVVGGILLGASTGLRAQTAPSPGTILKQSTPPPPLPTAPDSVLKLPGPSQQSADDSTPIPVTHIELTGNSLISSNQLKPLVQGLEGRTVTLGALQLAAQRITALYQERGYPLAHAFVPAQTITKGVVRIEVVEPHYDRIDIDDHSRLRMSQAKSTLGLSAGSAIAQGGLERGLLLLNRTPGIRVAGTLVPGAQPATSTLQVRIDNTPLLHAAFYSDNYGNDSTGRARIGGSLSLDNPLGHGAQLTLNALTSTNGLLHSYGFSVTSPDLSNGLRAGAYGSHTDYRLGGDFAALEMSGRVRQVGADLDYPLLMAPGRLIGLRLDALHNDFAQRSGVLATDSRWHINLLRLSLNGAFADSGGGLTSGGLSISRGVLGLDSADARNANNTGIGAPGEFWVGQLLLQRDQTLPLGWNLTVRFSGQLASRSLDGSEQFYLGGPYAVMSAPANNGGGDDGVLLDARIMHPIPGIHTGRLQGGGMIQSGKVWRRSNAGTAGDDQHLTGAGLIVDYQWQRTVNASLAWSHPIWESRSGNGGNPRNELWARLTVNF